The following proteins come from a genomic window of Montipora foliosa isolate CH-2021 chromosome 2, ASM3666993v2, whole genome shotgun sequence:
- the LOC137990676 gene encoding mitochondrial outer membrane protein SLC25A46-like, whose protein sequence is MVYDKFKGIEQQSMPLSRQQTFNDEESVAQANVVNCVDGKTPREHQIESTQRLIGFAIGTGSILAAQFVTHPFTVFRRQCQVNHGARKYHLSPFTVFQILIRLERSQGYGSLWKGCGSTYVVSAVNFFSEAAISSLTHLPQDAPNRKSSCKDLGGHLLLKGLSLAISMPVAAASLTETVKSDLTRDQDNMIESLKDWMYRVVGWDRSSGRHGRLLPMWTLVLPTVLHGLLSYVLGTLIQHLVLMKLKGRGLHSSHDQSNTSSDEEPPDPTDMTQTYYPELVANFLALFVPEILLYPLQTVLNQLYVQGTRTIVDDLDSGSGVVPLCTNYDGVMDCFHSIWRDEGLGGFYKGFGALLIQLFIHWVILKLTQFVYREMSQDFKGK, encoded by the exons ATGGTGTACGACAAATTTAAGGGCATTGAACAACAAAGTATGCCTCTTTCTCGACAACAAACCTTCAACGATGAAGAGTCAGTGGCTCAGGCAAATGTAGTAAATTGCGTTGATGGAAAAACTCCGAGAGAACACCAAATAG AAAGCACACAAAGACTCATCGGTTTTGCCATTGGGACTGGCAG TATATTAGCTGCGCAGTTTGTAACACATCCATTTACAGTGTTCAGGAGACAGTGCCAG gtGAACCATGGTGCAAGAAAGTACCACTTGTCCCCTTTCACTGTCTTCCAGATTTTAATAAGGTTGGAGAGAAGCCAG GGTTATGGATCACTGTGGAAGGGTTGTGGCAGTACATATGTTGTATCTGCTGTTAACTTCTTTAGTGAAGCAGCTATTAGCAGCCTGACCCATCTGCCTCA AGACGCCCCCAACAGGAAGAGTTCATGTAAGGATTTAGGAGGCCATCTTCTGCTTAAAGG GTTAAGCTTGGCGATCAGTATGCCAGTGGCTGCCGCAAGTTTAACAGAGACCGTCAAG AGTGATCTCACCCGCGACCAAGACAATATGATAGAAAGTCTTAAGGACTGGATGTACCGCGTCGTTGGATGGGATAGGTCTTCAGGTCGACATGGCCGTCTTCTGCCTATGTGGACTCTGGTACTACCCACAGTGCTCCACGGCCTGCTCAGCTACGTTTTGGGCACCTTAATTCAACATTTGGTGTTAATGAAACTGAAGGGTAGGGGCCTTCATTCGTCACATGACCAAAGTAATACGTCATCCGATGAGGAACCACCCGATCCCACCGACATGACTCAAACGTACTACCCTGAGCTTGTAGCCAATTTTTTAGCGTTGTTTGTGCCGGAGATTCTGTTATATCCACTGCAGACAGTTCTTAATCAGCTGTATGTTCAAGGTACGCGGACGATCGTTGATGATTTGGACTCTGGGAGCGGAGTTGTACCGCTTTGTACCAATTACGATGGTGTAATGGACTGTTTCCATTCTATCTGGAGAGACGAAGGACTTGGAGGCTTTTACAAAGGATTTGGTGCATTACTGATTCAGTTATTTATACACTGGGTCATACTAAAACTGACCCAGTTTGTGTATAGAGAAATGTCCCAGGATTTCAAAGGCAAATAA
- the LOC137992821 gene encoding receptor expression-enhancing protein 5-like isoform X1: MESTMDSATKSKNKDTSNTLECMVNGDMKGALDKAKEWSVNNPIPAGLLGIFALYLIFGYGADLIVTALGFAYPAYQSVKAVESESKEDDTQWLIYWVVFGVFNIVEFFSDILLSWFPLYFLVKLIFLAWCMAPVSWNGANTLYHKVIKPFVLKHRKNIDEALDKVGEKMDQVAKEAKDAATEAAIRAATESDKKET; encoded by the exons ATGGAGAGCACCATGGACAGTGCAACGAAGTCTAAGAATAAAGATACATCGAATACTTTGGAATGTATGGTGAATGGAGACATGAAAGGCGCATTGGATAAAGCGAAGGAATGGTCAGTGAATAATCCCATTCCGGCTG GTTTGTTAGGGATTTTCGCTCTCTATCTTATTTTTGGCTATGGAGCTGATCTTATAGTTACAGCGCTTGGTTTTGCCTATCCTGCTTACCAATC TGTGAAAGCCGTGGAAAGCGAGTCCAAAGAAGACGATACACAATGGCTAATTTATTGGGTGGTGTTTGGAGTCTTCAACATTGTAGAGTTTTTCTCCGATATTCTGCTTTCTTGGTTTCCCCTGTATTTCCTTGTGAAG TTGATATTCCTCGCTTGGTGTATGGCCCCTGTGTCTTGGAACGGAGCGAATACTCTTTATCACAAAGTTATCAAGCCATTCGTGTTGAAGCACCGGAAAAATATTGACGAAGCATTGGATAAAGTTGGCGAAAAAATGGATCAAGTAGCCAAAGAAG ccaaggatgctGCGACTGAAGCTGCCATAAGAGCAGCGACAGAGTCAGACAAGAAAGAAACCTAA
- the LOC137992821 gene encoding receptor expression-enhancing protein 5-like isoform X2, translated as MATSDTLNTGREKLDNWLQEKNFFTDVLEKVEKKTGVKRIYIFLGLLGIFALYLIFGYGADLIVTALGFAYPAYQSVKAVESESKEDDTQWLIYWVVFGVFNIVEFFSDILLSWFPLYFLVKLIFLAWCMAPVSWNGANTLYHKVIKPFVLKHRKNIDEALDKVGEKMDQVAKEAKDAATEAAIRAATESDKKET; from the exons ATGGCTACTTCGGACACGTTAAATACGGGAAGAGAAAAGCTCGATAACTGGTTGCAGGAAAAGAACTTTTTCACTGATGTCTTAGAGAAGGTGGAGAAGAAAACTGGAGTAAAGAGAATCTATATTTTTCTCG GTTTGTTAGGGATTTTCGCTCTCTATCTTATTTTTGGCTATGGAGCTGATCTTATAGTTACAGCGCTTGGTTTTGCCTATCCTGCTTACCAATC TGTGAAAGCCGTGGAAAGCGAGTCCAAAGAAGACGATACACAATGGCTAATTTATTGGGTGGTGTTTGGAGTCTTCAACATTGTAGAGTTTTTCTCCGATATTCTGCTTTCTTGGTTTCCCCTGTATTTCCTTGTGAAG TTGATATTCCTCGCTTGGTGTATGGCCCCTGTGTCTTGGAACGGAGCGAATACTCTTTATCACAAAGTTATCAAGCCATTCGTGTTGAAGCACCGGAAAAATATTGACGAAGCATTGGATAAAGTTGGCGAAAAAATGGATCAAGTAGCCAAAGAAG ccaaggatgctGCGACTGAAGCTGCCATAAGAGCAGCGACAGAGTCAGACAAGAAAGAAACCTAA